GTATCCAACCTTGAGGAACGTCAGAGTCACCCAGAATGAGCAGTCTATTCTACCAGGTGTTGCTTCATGATCTGATGTGTTCTCAGAAATGTGTCATTATGTGTCATTGTGCAAATGTTATAGCATACCTGCACAAACTAAGATGGCCATAATGTCACAGGGTGATATAATCTTATGGAATTGCCACTATACATGCAGTCATCATTGTGAGCATATGACTGCACACCACAGCTGGTTAGACCCTTTGAAATGTCAAGATCATAAAAACAGAGGAGTTGCTCCAGATGAAAGGAAGCTGAGGAGACTGGACCTCGACTGCAACACATACCCAGAGTTATCCATCAGTGGACCTCAGCAAAACTGAGTAAGTCTGTGAATTAGGCAACTGAAAAGGTCAGTGTTGATTCCTGATTTTCAAAATTGAATCTTGGGTATGTAAGACAAGGCCAGTGTTTACAAGATATGTACACTACAGAATTTACTCTCAAAaggttcagaaaaataaatacatataaatacactCAGATACAGATGAGTACTGGGAGAACCATAAGAATCGAGCAAACATGGTCAAATATTAACATCTGAGGGATGAGGGATTGAGAGACGTTTTGTACTACCGTTGCAACTGCTCTATAAATCTGAAAGAATGTcagaataaaatgttgaaaagaaaaacttcttaAACGATCTTTCAGTGAAGGCAACCGGGTGGGGTTTTTCCATCACCAGTGCTCATTTAGTTTTAATAGTTCACGTTGAGCCCTAGAAGGCAGCGTTAGGGAGCCCTATAGGGGCAGAATGACCCCAACCTGGCGCCCTTGTGTCTCTGGTTTCAGTGACCCTAGGAAACAGAAATAAGACGCCAGACTTGCAGGGCCTGCCAGGTTCCAGGCAGAGCAGGAATAGGGATAATTCTAAGAACTTGCCCGTGAAGGGCTGCAACAACTCTGGTGAGGAACACAGGCGTGTCTATGTCCTGGAGATCCAACTGGCCCACAAGCCAAGAGTGGCCACCAGGGGCGCCGAGGTGGGGAGCAGCAGCAAAAGAAACGAGGGCTAGGCTAGGAAAGCCTGGGCTCGCCCTCCAAGGGGCAAACTCGTCAGACTCACACTCCCGGGGCTGAGCACGCACCTGCTTGCGGGCGCGCACCACCTGCAGGGCTCGGCTGTGGTAAGCGTCGTTGCTGGCTTTGTTGTACTCGCTGAGCGCGAAGTCCAGCGCGCGGCGGACGCCCTCCTCGTTGACGTCGGCGTCCTCCAGGCCGCCCAGCAGCCGCGGAGGGCGCCCGGGGTTGGCGCCGGCCGCTGGACTCACGGTCAGGGCCACGGCCAAGGCTGCCAGCAGGAGTAACGGGATGCGCCTAGATCTCGCCATTGTTGGCTCAGAAGCGGCGCTGGAACAGCAGCGGAGCACAAGGGAGCCGTTCCAAAGGCTGCTAGTACCACCCGACTCCCACCCGGCTTTTATACTGCTTCGGTAGTCCATCCCTTCCAGCCCCGGATCCCGCCTTTTCCGGGTCGCCACCCTCTCTTCcgtccctcctctcttcctcactcCCGGCCCCGCCCCCTTTTCCTAGTCCCGCCCCTCCTCCTCTACCTCCCTCTCTGGTCCTTGTTCTCTGTCCTGCACGCTCGCTCTTCATTACTGTCCAGtactctctcttctcttcttctctggtTATGCACTCCTGCCCGCTCCTCCTTGCACCCCCGAGGCTGCTCTTCCAGTCCCGGTTCTCCGCATctgtccctttccctttcccatgCCCGGCCCCTCCTGCTGTCTCCACTTCCTCTCCCAACCCTCCTCCAttatctctttctcctccccGCTCAGGCCTCTCCTCCCCCCAGACCcttccattttcctgtttctccGTTCAGCCCCTGTCCTCTCTTGTTCCCACATCCTGCTTCTCTAGTTCCACTTCTCCCCCCCAAGACCCGCCCTCCTGTTCGCTCCCAAGCTTGAGTCACCATGGTTTCCACAAAGGTGTCACTGTTTTCCTGGCCCTCTGAACTCTTATTTCTctggaaaaggggaaaagaacagTCTTGATTCTTGGGGTCCTCAGAGATAAGGGGCGTCTGTGAGCCCTGGTCAAGGTCTGGGAATCCCTGAAGCAGGTGTGATATTTCAGAGGTCCCATAAAGACCAAGGTTGTGCCCTGTCCTGGTGCAATTTGCCAAACATGAGTGAATGAACCTCATTAGGAAAAGGAATGGGATTCTCTCTTCAGGATTCATTGTCATTCAGAAAACAAACTTTTCAACCATCCAGGgcttggagatgtagctctggaGATACTGTAGATGTGCTGCCCAGTGGAGATGTAACATGAACCCATGTGTAATTTTAACGTTtctagcaaacatttaaaaaaatagaaacaggtcaaagtaattttaatattctatttaacCTAATATATCAAATGCTATTTCATCAGAGGAATGATTtgtaatgagatattttatatctTTGCTTTTGTGTACAAAGTCTTTGGAATTTTGTGGGAATTTTGGACAGATGTCTTTTTGAACTGGTCCCATTTGAAGTATCCTGGAGCCAAGTGTTGCAGTGATATTGCACAGCCCAGCTCCAGAGTGTGTTGTTGGCAGGATGGTTTGGAATGTGATCAGTAGCTTAGATCAGGGAGTTACAGTTGTTCTGTTGGAAGTGAAATAGGAATGGGAGAGAGAGTTGGGTACTAGTGGACACAGGTTGGGAGGTATTTTTCCCCCCTGAAATGATGAGAGTTTCTGCCTAGGGAAACAGGACCAGGTGGAGGGAACAGGcagtacaaaggccctgaggtacgGTTGAACTGGGCTTGTTCTAGGAACATGCAAGGGAGGGAGGGTATGATTTGGAATCTCATGCTGGGGGCTGTGTGGACAGTGCACTGTGGACCCCTGCCAGGCCAGTGAGAGAGGGTGGGCAGCAGAGGGAATAAATGCTGGAGCCTGTGGTCtgctccctcttctcccctccagGTGTTGTACTGCCAGCTTTGACTCACTGTCCCTTGCTTGGAAGACTTGCCTGACTGAAAAAAAAGTCACCCTAAATGAGGAATTATTTACATGCAGTCCAATGTCCCATTTTATGTGCTGGAACTGAGGAATTTTAGTGAATATGTGCACCAGAGTTATCCCTCCATCAAGCTCTGGAACATCTGCACGACCCCAGAAAGCATCTGGTGCCTGAGGTATGTGCTGAGGCCTGCCAGGGCATGTTAATCTCATCTGTTTATGGAGATTTCTTCtttgtctattcttttttttttttttttttttttgtgcactTGTCTATTTATACTGGCAGCACAGGTATATGCAGACCAGACCTAAAGAACAGGAGCTCTGAGTCCAAGAAGAAGGAAGGGACTTCTGATACACACTGCTTCATTGTGGGTTAATTTCCTTTAGATGGATATATCCACCACCTGAAAGTCTATTCCATGATAGATACAGGTCAGGGTCACTCACAAAAATCTGCCCTAACTAGCTTTTTACTAAGAGACCCTGATTTTCTTAGGAAGATTTGGgtcattttttccccatcttaGCAGAATGTAACAAGTTACCTGATGGTAACCTAAATGTCCAAACTTAGTACAGCAGCATAACCACAGGTTCCATTTGGCCTACCTCAGCTTTCACTAAATGCTGTAAAATACTCTATTttcttaggcttttttttttttttttttgggaggtgagggggtttgtaccagggattgaacccaggtacacttaaccactgagccacattcccagcccttttttaaattttgagacagtgtcttgctacattgctgaggctggctttgaatttgatcctcttgcctcagccttccagccactgcgattagaggtgtgtgccactgcacctggtttttttttcttgtttttaaaatatgaaaaccagATCCTATAGTTCATGGTCAAAAGAAAACAGTAGATGAGGGCAGCTGTCACCTGGATTGGGTGAAGAAGGTGTAGATTTGCTGTGCTACCACTTGCCCTACTACCGGCTCAGGTTCTTGAACAGAAGCATTACTCAGTTGCTGGATACTTGGAAACTTCTGAAGCAGAAGAGAAGCTTTAACTTTTCCAACTCCTGGGATCTGCTGCACAGTTCGAAGGAGGTATGGCTCAGAGAGCAGAGCCCGTTTCTTCCTGAGGAAAGGGTTCTTACTGGGTTCTTTGGATTGCTGTTGTACTAACTGAACAGTGAGGCAGGATGCTTCCATCTGGTTGGCTACTGGAAGTAACACCATCCCAAGGTCCAGTACAGTGAACTTCTGTATGGCTGGGAAGTACTGCTCATTGATCTGTGTTTTTTCAACTACTACGATCCCTTGAAGGTTACCGAAATTTCTAACTCGAACAAGTCTTTTTCTGTAGCCATTTCCTGCCACCAAGTCAGCTTCAGTGACATAAAGAATGCAGGATCTGCTGGACAGGTAAAAATCTGGTGTCAGGCCATCCTCAAAAATGAGTTTAATTTTCCCTTGCATCCCCTGCGCCATTTGAGACCCGCACCACTTTTCATTAGCTACAACATGCCCAAAAGGCATGTGCAGGGGGCCTGCGCCTTCAGGGAGATTCTTTTCCATTGGTGGTCTGGACCTAAATCAGGAAATGCAAGGTGAACCTTGGGCAAGCTCTCCCGCAAAGGGCCCCACATTACACTATGAAGCCAGGGGCTTATTTAGCAGCATCTTGTCTGCAGAGTGGTCACTCAGTCTTAAGAAACTGGAGATTTCTGCCCTTGTGGCTGCGTCCCTCATTTTCAGTACCTGCCTGGGGCCTGATGGCCCAGCTGGACCTCGCTCAGGCTGCTCAATCCAGTCTGGGACTAGGATCCAGCTCTCTTTGTCTATTCTTGAACTTCTGGTAAATGGACTCACTCGAGTGTGAGGAcgtgtctgttttttttttttttgttgttttttttttcagctttctcCATATTATTTCCTTAATCTGATGGTTGTCCTCTCCAGACTAAGAGGATGTGGTTGACCAGGTACTATGTGGCCCCCCATGTCAGAACTGTGCAGTCCTGGTCCCAGATATGGCACCAGAAGAGGAAAGGGTGGATGGGCATTCTGAACACATagctggttttctttcttctcttgactctACTATCTGTGCCTAAAATTGACCGTGTGACAAATGACCTTATGTTGAAGGTGGAAGGCTTTGCCAGAAGCCCTTGGAGGCTCCTAAACTCTTGAAGGGCACACAGAAGGACTGTCTTGTGAATGGTGGAGGGGACGGTCAGCCAGATCAGCCCAGATCTTGGGGCTGGGCTATGGATAGCTAGATCAGCAGGAATCCAGAATGTGGGAACTAATGAATATTCATGCTCAGGATTAGAATGGGGGACCCTGTTGCCAGAGGTATGGTTACCATCTAATCTCACTGTGAGTCAGCAGCCCTAGAAAAATCATGGTCCCAACTAGATGAACCAGCTGTCACAAGGATGGCATTTGCCACCCAGTGAGGGAGAGGAGGTCTTCAAACAAGTTTGAACCTGATGCTTTCCTGGTTAAAtaggaaagagagggagataCGCATAGCCAGGAAAGACAGGGCTGCCCCTGGGCAGGTACTTCTGAATGGAATGGTCATCTCCAAAGGGAAGGAGTTTGTTTTCATGTAGGAAACTCCAGTCTGAGGAGAGCGTGTTGTGCAAAAGGTAAGCTGAAGCATGAGGAATCTTTTACATCTTATAATTAGGAAGGAGGTCAGGTCACTCGAATAGCTGGAGTGTGGTGGTGGGTGTGAGGGTGCTGGAGAGGAGTGTCTTGATTGCTCACACATGTTGGTACATGTGGTTGTGCTACCCGTTGTCATCCTCTATGAGGGTGTTGGCTCATGTTGCATTGACATGGCAGGTGTCCTGATAAAGTGACATTTCGAATCCCCAGAGAAATACCAACATAGGGTGCTTTCAGGATCTACAGGAGCCACCTTTAGTGGTGATAGGAAGTGGAAGGCCAGGGTAAGGCTGGACATTTGCTCCAGGTGTTTGGATGACCTTGAGGAAATGTTTTGCCTTCTTTGCATGTAATACATCTGGAGCAGGTGGGCTATTTGTCTTCAGTAGGGTCTGGAGAATCAGCCAGCAGAGAGGAGCAAGCTTCAGTACTGATAGTTAAAGCAGGGTTAGACATAATAGAGCAGTCTGAACCCTGATTCCTGGAGTCTGCAGCTTCAAGGATAAGGTACAGACACCCATAGAGAAACAGAGGACCCAGGACTGAGCCGTGGAGCCTCATGTGGCATGGAGGAGCACAATGCCCAGGAGGTGAACTTGTGTACCTTTGgatggcagaggaaggaggaaccCATGTTCTCACACTCTGCATGTTTGGCTGTTCATCTTCTGATCTCAGTTAGTAGAGTGAGAAATTAGGTAAGAGGGCAAAAGAAATTCTCTATAATAATCAATAATAAGTGTATATTAAGTAATACtaaaataaatgaccaaacacATAAAACTCCATCTAACATGAAAGAGGCAGGATCAAGTTAGCCAAGAGTTGAACTTCTAAACATTCTGATTTTGAGCCATTAAAACTTTGGGTCCTCAGTCATACCTAGACTGAGCAAATAATGGGTTTTAGTGGcctctcaaaatggaaaaatcagaagCCTGGAGTTCTCTGGGATCAAGCTCCCTTACACACACCCTCTCACCTCTTCCCTCCATCTCAACTCAAGTTGATATGCAGATGCCAGTGTTGTCACAGCATCTAGGGCTCTGTTAGGTGTTAATGTCACATCCTTGAGAAACTGTGATGTACCCAGGAAAACCTGTTGGCAGCCCCTGTGGGAAGAGGTGAGCATGCAGTGTTAGTATCTGCTTTTTAAGAGGGAAAAGAATTCTTTTGCATATTTCTGCTCAAGGTTTCATAGCcctcattattttataatacttattGCCACTTGTTTTCACAAGCAGATATTTACTCAAGTAGATCTGGTAACTGAAGACCCATAGCCAAACAGAGAGCCCCAGGGAGAGGCCTTCTGGGGACATGGGCAGCTGGCTTGTGTAGCTGGGTGCTCCACctctctccctgggcctcagcaTGCAGATGACCTAGCCATGAGGAAAACAGAATGGCTGGGTCAGGTTGAGCAATCCCCTTGGAAGGTATCTCTGGGTGGTCAGAGTTCCCTTTGCAAATCTGCAGTCTGGTTACTGCTGTCACTTT
The Sciurus carolinensis chromosome 2, mSciCar1.2, whole genome shotgun sequence DNA segment above includes these coding regions:
- the LOC124972224 gene encoding Fanconi anemia core complex-associated protein 24-like; protein product: MEKNLPEGAGPLHMPFGHVVANEKWCGSQMAQGMQGKIKLIFEDGLTPDFYLSSRSCILYVTEADLVAGNGYRKRLVRVRNFGNLQGIVVVEKTQINEQYFPAIQKFTVLDLGMVLLPVANQMEASCLTVQLVQQQSKEPSKNPFLRKKRALLSEPYLLRTVQQIPGVGKVKASLLLQKFPSIQQLSNASVQEPEPVVGQVVAQQIYTFFTQSR
- the LOC124976975 gene encoding cystatin-C-like is translated as MDYRSSIKAGWESGGTSSLWNGSLVLRCCSSAASEPTMARSRRIPLLLLAALAVALTVSPAAGANPGRPPRLLGGLEDADVNEEGVRRALDFALSEYNKASNDAYHSRALQVVRARKQIVSGVNYFLDVEIGRTTCTKSQAHLADCPFHEEPHLKRKALCSFQIYTVPWLGTISMTKSSCQNA